The Arachis hypogaea cultivar Tifrunner chromosome 14, arahy.Tifrunner.gnm2.J5K5, whole genome shotgun sequence genome has a segment encoding these proteins:
- the LOC112744071 gene encoding putative ripening-related protein 1, whose product MKSFCSKAPLIFLITFIIITNCLFSEAQKCRPSGRIIGKKPPPGQCNQEDDSDCCLQGKVYTTYECSPQVTGQTKAYLTLNSFQKGGDGGGPSECDNKYHPDDTPVVALSTGWFNNKSRCLNNIRISANGRSVVAMVVDECDSRKGCDEDHDYQPPCKNNIVDASKAVWEALGVPHDQWGGMDITWSDA is encoded by the coding sequence atgaagagttTTTGCTCAAAGGCACCCTTAATTTTCCTCATCACTTTTATAATTATCACAAATTGCTTGTTCTCCGAAGCACAAAAATGTCGCCCAAGCGGCCGAATCATAGGGAAGAAACCTCCTCCAGGACAGTGCAACCAAGAAGATGATTCGGATTGTTGCTTGCAAGGCAAGGTATACACAACCTATGAATGTTCGCCACAAGTGACCGGGCAAACAAAGGCCTACCTCACACTTAACAGCTTCCAGAAAGGTGGAGACGGAGGCGGCCCTTCAGAGTGTGACAACAAGTACCACCCGGACGACACTCCGGTAGTAGCCCTGTCAACAGGATGGTTCAACAACAAGAGCAGGTGTCTAAACAACATCAGGATCAGCGCGAATGGGAGGAGCGTGGTGGCGATGGTGGTGGATGAGTGTGACTCAAGAAAGGGGTGTGATGAGGACCATGATTACCAACCTCCTTGTAAGAACAACATTGTTGATGCCTCTAAGGCTGTTTGGGAAGCATTGGGTGTACCACATGATCAATGGGGTGGCATGGACATTACTTGGTCTGATGCTTGA
- the LOC140178729 gene encoding uncharacterized protein encodes MADVPPPSLSELMQMVAELQQANQRMADENQIMAAQIAELNHARIEHNDTHREQAEDEEHQSQPTHVSDTAQHEEQQPEDEKEESEDLVGPFTEEVMNFELPKRFTLPLTLTPYDGLGDPRKFLKKFRSIMIVNGASDKVLCRCFPNYLDGPTLDWLCALPAGSISRFHQLAKLFEEHFAGSAIYLHDSDYLNTIKQGPNESLKDYMTRFTKVAISIPDLHPEVHLHAIKSGLRPGKFQETIAVAKPKTLAEFREKAKGQIDIEELRQARKSDKSHFREEDKNSSIKKNFKLTPRFDSYTQFNTKREDIIKEILNSKLIKPPRKAGTYQDAKNVDKSKYCAFHQKHGHNTDDCVVAKDLLERLARQGHLDKYIGGHIQKRGPSSTTNDLPEQNRGKEKASSNQYERPRGIINCISGGYASGGYSNSARKRSFRAICSVDGPKQDVPIIKQPEVTFTHADFNSNIQNLDDPVVITLQLGDLLVKKVLLDPGSSADVLFYSTFQKMKLSDNVLQSTGGDLVGFSGEQVPILGSVWLQTTLGEQPLSKTNDIQYLVVDCFSPYNLILGRPFLNKFGAIVSTVHLCVKFPLQDDQVATIHGDHKEARHCYNISMKFQNRSTQQVNNVGLNQKEHTLAELDPRADFLDRPKPSDDLQKVYFNNDPNKFTYVGSSIDASELQTITTFLQENADLFAWKPSDMPGIDPQVISHELAINSAIRPVQQKKRKLGEEKKQASLQETQKLINAEFIKEIRFTTWLANVVMTLLVDNASGYATLSFMDAYSGYNQIMMHPSDQNKTAFITDFGNYCYKVMPFGLKNAGATYQRLMDKVFARQIGRNIEVYVDDMVAKTKIGDNHISDLTEIFGQICQYNMRLNPEKCAFAVQGDWAISSALVTERNKVQHPVYFVSKTLQQAELNYPRIEKLALALIFSARRLRPYFQSHVIHVRTDHPLRQVLHKPEIAGRLIKWAVELSEFDIRYHPRGPIKSQFLADFIAELTIPSEEDHAKQWILYVDGSSNHGGCGAGIRLEAEDGFILEHSIHLAFKASNNQSEYEALLAGLRLCLDLQISTIKVTDWRNDFIHYLETGVVPEGVENNKKFRRQASSFTILNGELYRRGYTRSLLKCLNKSESDIALAEAHEGICGTHTGARSLASKILRAGFFWPTLQQDSQHKIRSCNNCQIHAPLIHIPAEQLHHSDISWPFNQWGLDILGPFPTAPGQVKFLIVGIDYFSKWVEAQPLAKITSQQMITFVWKNIICRFGIPKHITTDNGRQFADQKFQTFLQNLKIKQHFASVEHPQTNGLAEAANKVILHALKKKLDDAKGLWAELIPEVLWGYNTTPQTSTKETPFRLVYGSEAMIPLEISQNSIRTYITNQDEARRSELDVIEEVREIATLRQRAAQQAIARQYNKTVRNRSFVTGDLVLRKTETARKPPTYGKLAANWDGPYRVSKALGQGAYKLESLDGKILPNTWNVSSLKKFYS; translated from the exons ATGGCTGACGTACCACCTCCTTCACTGTCCGAACTCATGCAAATGGTAGCTGAGCTCCAACAAGCTAACCAACGGATGGCTGACGAGAACCAAATAATGGCTGCTCAAATTGCTGAGCTAAATCATGCTCGGATTGAACACAACGATACTCATCGCGAACAAGCAGAAGACGAGGAACATCAGTCCCAGCCGACTCATGTTTCAGATACCGCTCAACATGAAGAGCAGCAGCCCGAGGACGAGAAAGAGGAGTCCGAGGACCTTGTAGGCCCATTCACGGAAGAAGTAATGAACTTCGAGCTGCCGAAGAGGTTCACCCTGCCATTGACCCTCACGCCTTATGATGGACTCGGAGACCCAAGGAAGTTCCTAAAGAAATTCCGATCAATAATGATCGTCAATGGTGCATCAGATAAAgttttatgtcgttgttttccaAATTATTTAGACGGTCCTACACTTGATTGGTTGTGTGCTTTGCCTGCAGGTTCCATTTCGCGCTTTCATCAGCTGGCGAAGTTATTCGAAGAACATTTCGCCGGATCCGCAATATATTTGCACGATTCCGATTACCTGAATACCATCAAGCAAGGACCAAACGAAAGCTTAAAGGACTATATGACTCGCTTTACCAAGGTCGCAATCAGCATACCAGATCTCCACCCCGAGGTCCATCTGCACGCAATTAAAAGCGGCCTCCGACCCGGGAAGTTCCAGGAAACGATCGCAGTAGCAAAACCGAAGACTCTAGCAGAATTCCGAGAGAAAGCAAAAGGACAAATTGACATCGAGGAACTCAGACAAGCTCGGAAGTCTGACAAGTCACACTTCCGTGAAGAAGATAAGAACTCATCcattaagaaaaattttaaactaacaCCTCGCTTTGATTCTTACACGCAGTTCAACACCAAGAGGGAAGACATAATAAAGGAGATCTTGAACTCCAAACTAATCAAGCCACCAAGAAAGGCCGGCACATACCAAGATGCAAAGAACGTGGACAAATCAAAGTACTGCGCTTTCCACCAGAAACACGGCCATAATACCGACGATTGTGTGGTTGCCAAAGATCTTTTAGAACGACTAGCAAGACAAGGACACCTAGACAAATACATTGGCGGTCACATCCAAAAGCGTGGCCCTAGTTCCACAACAAACGATCTCCCTGAACAAAACCGAGGAAAAGAAAAGGCATCTTCAAACCAATATGAAAGACCACGAGGTATAATCAATTGTATTTCAGGAGGATACGCAAGTGGAGGTTACTCAAACTCGGCAAGAAAAAGATCGTTCAGAGCAATATGCTCGGTAGACGGACCAAAACAAGATGTACCAATCATTAAACAACCAGAAGTCACTTTCACACATGCCGACTTTAACTCTAACATACAGAATTTGGACGACCCTGTGGTAATCACACTCCAGCTAGGAGACCTGTTAGTGAAAAAAGTCCTTTTGGATCCCGGAAGCAGCGCCGATGTTCTGTTTTACTCCACATTTCAAAAGATGAAGCTCAGCGACAACGTGCTACAGTCCACAGGAGGCGACTTGGTCGGCTTCTCAGGAGAACAAGTTCCAATACTCGGATCAGTGTGGTTACAGACCACACTGGGTGAGCAACCCCTTTCAAAAACTAATGATATTCAATATTTAGTTGTCGATTGTTTCAGCCCATATAATCTTATTCTCGGCCGCCCCTTTTTAAATAAGTTCGGCGCCATTGTATCTACAGTTCATCTCTGTGTAAAGTTTCCACTGCAGGACGACCAGGTTGCAACAATACATGGCGACCATAAAGAGGCACGGCATTGTTACAACATCAGCATGAAATTCCAAAATCGCTCAACACAACAAGTCAACAACGTCGGCCTCAACCAAAAGGAGCACACGCTAGCCGAATTGGACCCAAGAGCTGATTTCCTTGATCGGCCAAAACCCTCAGATGACCTACAAAAAGTATACTTCAACAATGACCCTAATAAATTCACATATGTAGGTTCCTCAATCGATGCATCGGAGTTACAGACCATAACAACTTTCCTGCAAGAAAATGCCGACCTTTTCGCGTGGAAACCATCAGATATGCCCGGAATCGACCCACAGGTTATCAGTCATGAACTAGCAATAAACTCGGCAATCCGACCAGTGCAACAGAAGAAACGCAAGCTCGgcgaagagaaaaagcaagcgtCACTGCAAGAAACACAAAAGCTCATCAACGCCGAATTTATCAAAGAAATCAGATTCACCACCTGGTTAGCaaatgtggtaatg ACTCTTTTAGTAGACAATGCCTCAGGCTACGCTACTCTAAGTTTTATGGATGCGTATTCAGGGTACAATCAAATAATGATGCACCCCTCTGATCAAAATAAAACCGCTTTTATCACTGATTTTGGTAACTATTGTTATAAAGTTATGCCATTTGGACTAAAGAACGCAGGTGCAACTTACCAACGCCTTATGGATAAGGTGTTCGCTAGACAAATCGGCAGGAATATCGAAGTTTATGTCGACGATATGGTCGCCAAAACAAAAATCGGGGATAACCACATCAGCGACCTTACGGAAATATTCGGCCAGATCTGCCAGTACAACATGCGTCTCAACCCCGAGAAATGTGCATTCGCAGTTCAAGGGG ATTGGGCGATAAGTTCAGCCCTTGTTACAGAGAGAAACAAAGTTCAGCATCCAGTGTACTTTGTTAGCAAAACTCTCCAGCAGGCCGAACTCAATTATCCAAGGATCGAGAAGCTCGCGTTAGCACTTATATTCTCGGCGCGACGTCTCCGACCTTACTTCCAGAGCCACGTTATCCATGTCAGAACCGATCACCCATTAAGACAAGTGCTACACAAACCAGAAATTGCAGGACGACTAATAAAATGGGCAGTCGAACTATCCGAGTTCGACATCAGATACCACCCCAGAGGACCTATCAAGTCACAATTCCTAGCGGATTTCATTGCCGAGCTTACAATACCATCCGAGGAAGATCATGCAAAACAATGGATTTTATACGTGGACGGCTCTTCGAATCACGGAGGTTGTGGTGCAGGAATTCGTCTCGAAGCCGAAGATGGATTCATCTTGGAACACTCAATACACTTAGCTTTCAAGGCAAGCAACAACCAATCCGAGTATGAGGCATTACTCGCCGGACTCAGACTCTGCTTAGATCTTCAAATATCGACGATCAAG GTAACAGATTGGAGGAACGACTTCATACACTATCTAGAAACAGGTGTTGTACCAGAAGGGGTCGAAAACAATAAAAAGTTTCGACGGCAAGCATCCTCCTTCACAATCCTCAATGGAGAACTGTATCGAAGAGGTTATACTCGGTCCCTACTCAAGTGTCTCAACAAATCCGAATCCGACATAGCTTTAGCCGAGGCACATGAAGGAATCTGCGGCACCCATACAGGAGCTCGGAGCTTAGCATCAAAGATCCTTCGAGCAGGGTTTTTCTGGCCAACTTTGCAGCAGGACAGCCAACATAAAATCAGGTCATGCAACAATTGCCAAATACATGCACCACTGATACACATACCTGCCGAACAGTTACATCACTCGGACATTAGTTGGCCATTTAACCAATGGGGTCTAGATATACTCGGGCCATTCCCTACGGCACCGGGCCAGGTAAAATTTCTTATTGTCGGCATTGATTATttctccaaatgggtggaggcccaACCTTTAGCGAAAATAACATCACAACAAATGATTACATTTGTTTGGAAAAACATTATTTGCCGTTTCGGCATACCTAAGCATATTACAACTGACAATGGTCGCCAGTTCGCCGATCAGAAATTTCAAACTTTTTTGCAGAATCTAAAAATAAAGCAACATTTCGCctctgtcgaacatccccaaACGAACGGACTAGCTGAGGCTGCAAACAAGGTCATCTTACATGCACTAAAGAAGAAACTAGATGACGCCAAAGGACTCTGGGCTGAGCTAATACCTGAAGTCCTTTGGGGATACAACACCACCCCACAAACATCAACAAAGGAGACGCCATTCCGATTGGTATATGGCTCAGAGGCCATGATACCACTGGAGATCTCCCAGAACTCTATCCGAACTTATATCACCAATCAAGACGAAGCTCGGAGATCCGAGCTCGACGTCATCGAAGAAGTCAGAGAAATCGCCACATTGAGGCAACGCGCAGCGCAGCAAGCAATAGCTCGACAATACAACAAGACGGTCAGAAACAGATCCTTCGTCACAGGAGATTTAGTCCTCCGCAAAACAGAAACTGCTCGGAAACCACCAACATATGGAAAGCTCGCAGCCAATTGGGATGGCCCATACCGAGTATCTAAAGCACTCGGCCAAGGAGCATACAAACTAGAGTCACTAGATGGAAAAATCTTGCCTAACACATGGAACGTGTCTTCCTTAAAgaaattttatagttaa
- the LOC112744073 gene encoding AT-hook motif nuclear-localized protein 11 gives MDHGDQMASYYMQQRGIPGSGAQPEFSAGIRSLSSPNLPFQSGIGSGGSIGSTIQLESSGISTHGVNVGAPPGVPPGEPVKRKRGRPRKYGTDGTVLALTPTSSSHPGTMTTPGQKRGRGRPPGTGKKQQLASLGEMISGSAGMGFTPHVINIASGEDIATKIMAFSQQGSRFVFILSATGAVSTVTLRQPSTSGGSVTYEGRFEILCLSGSYLLTDNAGSRNRTGGLTVSLASPDGRVIGGGVGGVLIASSPVQVIVGSFIWGGSRTKKKKESSEGVEAAMESDHQPIHNPVALNSISPNQNLTQTPSLSPWPASRPLDMRNSHVDIDLMRG, from the exons ATGGATCATGGGGACCAAATGGCATCTTACTATATGCAGCAGAGAGGAATACCTGGTTCTGGAGCACAGCCCGAGTTTTCGGCCGGAATCCGGTCGCTGTCTAGCCCCAACCTACCATTTCAATCCGGCATTGGCAGTGGTGGATCAATTGGATCCACTATACAGCTAGAATCTTCGGGGATTTCGACCCATGGTGTCAATGTTGGTGCTCCTCCGGGGGTACCGCCTGGGGAACCTGTCAAAAGGAAGAGAGGAAGGCCAAGGAAATATGGGACTGATGGAACTGTGTTGGCTCTTACACCAACTTCGTCGAGTCATCCCGGAACCATGACGACACCAGGCCAGAAACGGGGCCGTGGACGGCCCCCTGGGACTGGGAAGAAACAGCAATTGGCATCACTTG GTGAGATGATTTCTGGTTCGGCTGGGATGGGATTCACTcctcatgtcatcaacatagcaAGTGGAGAA GACATTGCAACGAAAATTATGGCATTTTCTCAGCAGGGGTCTAGATTTGTGTTTATTTTGTCTGCCACCGGTGCTGTTTCCACTGTCACACTTCGCCAACCTTCAACTTCAGGTGGCTCAGTCACATATGAG GGGCGTTTCGAGATATTGTGCCTGTCAGGCTCTTACTTGCTTACTGATAATGCTGGATCACGCAATCGAACTGGCGGACTAACTGTTTCCCTTGCTAGTCCTGACGGACGAGTCATTGGCGGAGGAGTTGGGGGAGTGCTCATTGCATCAAGTCCTGTTCAG GTGATAGTTGGAAGCTTTATATGGGGTGGATcaagaacaaagaagaaaaaggaaagctCAGAAGGGGTAGAAGCTGCTATGGAGTCGGACCACCAACCGATTCACAATCCGGTTGCACTAAACAGCATTTCGCCGAATCAAAATCTTACTCAAACCCCATCTTTGAGTCCGTGGCCGGCGTCGCGTCCTTTGGACATGCGTAATTCCCATGTTGACATTGATTTAATGCGTGGgtga